One region of Mycobacteriales bacterium genomic DNA includes:
- a CDS encoding GNAT family N-acetyltransferase yields MPTELTTPRLHLDAWRDDDIDDYQTLVHERDPRTAAAPRGGRPTRDDLRETILRLQASHTDTGIGLLVVRIADRFAGYCGLTAGRASLAEPELAYELLHMNQGNGYATEAARAIVHAAAGTGRRRLWATVRSWNDASFHVLEKVGFERTDRTTTDDFGDTVWCTREL; encoded by the coding sequence ATGCCGACAGAGCTAACGACACCTCGCCTGCACCTGGACGCGTGGCGAGATGACGACATCGACGACTACCAAACGCTCGTGCATGAACGCGATCCCCGGACCGCAGCGGCGCCACGCGGTGGGCGACCAACTCGCGACGACCTGCGCGAAACGATCCTGCGTCTGCAAGCTTCACACACCGACACCGGGATCGGGCTACTCGTCGTCCGGATCGCCGACCGCTTCGCCGGATACTGCGGACTAACAGCCGGGCGCGCGAGCCTGGCCGAGCCTGAGCTGGCATACGAACTGCTGCACATGAACCAGGGCAACGGGTACGCCACCGAAGCCGCCCGCGCCATTGTTCACGCGGCAGCAGGTACTGGACGCCGTCGACTCTGGGCGACCGTCCGATCGTGGAACGACGCCTCGTTCCACGTCCTGGAAAAGGTGGGCTTCGAGCGCACCGACCGCACCACCACGGACGACTTCGGCGACACCGTCTGGTGCACGCGCGAGCTCTGA
- a CDS encoding dihydrofolate reductase family protein, which translates to MSTIRLDMTISLDGYVTGPRDSVDTPMGVDGFRLFNWLDRRNDPGPSGEVTAEGNATRAVISGRRTYEHAGRWNGDHHDGVPIFVLTHNVPDDPPPGSVHYVTDVLACASRAREAAGDGAAMVHGAGAGQALLQAGQVDELELHVVPVLLGQGRRLFDNLPPDRVELELVRCLNTPDLPLAQRVMHLRYRVRSGA; encoded by the coding sequence ATGAGCACGATCAGGCTGGACATGACGATCTCGCTCGACGGCTACGTCACCGGTCCGCGGGACAGCGTCGACACCCCGATGGGTGTCGACGGGTTCCGGCTGTTCAACTGGCTCGACCGGCGCAACGACCCCGGGCCGAGCGGCGAAGTGACCGCCGAGGGGAACGCGACCCGGGCGGTGATCTCGGGGCGCCGGACCTACGAGCACGCCGGACGGTGGAACGGCGATCACCACGACGGCGTGCCGATCTTCGTACTCACCCACAACGTGCCGGACGATCCGCCGCCGGGCAGCGTCCACTACGTCACCGACGTGCTCGCCTGCGCTTCGCGGGCCCGGGAAGCGGCCGGCGACGGTGCCGCGATGGTGCACGGCGCCGGCGCGGGACAGGCGCTGCTGCAGGCCGGGCAGGTCGACGAACTGGAACTGCATGTCGTACCCGTGCTGCTCGGTCAGGGTCGGCGGCTCTTCGACAACCTGCCGCCCGACCGCGTCGAGCTTGAGCTCGTCCGCTGCCTGAACACCCCGGACCTGCCGCTCGCGCAGCGGGTGATGCACCTGCGCTACCGGGTACGGTCCGGCGCATGA
- a CDS encoding VOC family protein, whose amino-acid sequence MKTLHAAYRVTDLAASLGFYETLGYEVVGRVDLDGGASLTMLMFPTEEFVSLELVHRPTDKPVDLGTGFSHLPVQVDDLVGTVELLSRAGLRPGPIEEPGGADGPRTAFVTDPDGYRIELVQWPPGHPDGLTRADWT is encoded by the coding sequence ATGAAGACGCTGCACGCGGCCTACCGTGTCACCGACCTGGCCGCCTCGCTCGGATTCTACGAGACGCTCGGGTACGAAGTGGTCGGCCGGGTCGACCTCGACGGCGGCGCGAGTCTCACGATGCTCATGTTCCCGACCGAGGAGTTCGTGTCGTTGGAGTTGGTGCACCGGCCGACCGACAAGCCGGTCGATCTCGGCACCGGATTCAGCCATCTCCCCGTACAGGTGGACGACCTCGTCGGGACGGTCGAGTTGCTCTCGCGAGCGGGTCTGCGGCCCGGCCCGATCGAAGAGCCGGGCGGCGCCGACGGCCCGCGCACCGCGTTCGTGACCGATCCCGACGGCTACCGGATCGAGTTGGTGCAGTGGCCGCCCGGACACCCCGACGGGCTTACCCGGGCCGACTGGACCTGA
- a CDS encoding aminoglycoside phosphotransferase family protein: protein MTLDVPDEVRSRALADGHAAWLDGLPSVLDSLAQDWSLTIGATMRGGHAALVVEATLADGAPSVLKVGVPGYRRQLGFEATVLDLAAGKSCARLIRRDLTRDALLLERLGPAMYDVILDHRSQHDMLCDIVAQLWRPLDDDIDLPTGADLAHRMQHLIPQRWEELERPCSAATIDDAVECAGRRERAYHRRTSVLVHGDVHEANALQTEDGTFKLIDPDGLRAEPACDLGTIVRCTPDNGDDLWVRTERLAARTGVDATAIWEWGTVHRVIGGLNSVRIGFQPFGNLLLAEADRLTQTG, encoded by the coding sequence ATGACACTCGACGTTCCCGATGAAGTCCGAAGCAGGGCGCTTGCCGACGGGCACGCGGCGTGGCTCGACGGTCTGCCGTCGGTCCTAGACTCCTTGGCCCAGGACTGGTCGCTGACGATCGGCGCAACGATGCGCGGGGGACACGCTGCGTTGGTCGTCGAAGCCACGCTTGCCGACGGGGCCCCGTCCGTTCTCAAGGTCGGGGTTCCCGGATATCGACGCCAGCTCGGCTTCGAAGCGACCGTGCTCGATCTCGCTGCGGGGAAGAGCTGCGCACGCCTGATCCGCCGCGACCTCACCCGAGACGCACTTCTGCTTGAGAGGCTCGGGCCGGCGATGTACGACGTGATCTTGGACCATCGCTCGCAACACGACATGCTGTGCGACATCGTCGCGCAACTCTGGCGCCCGCTCGACGACGACATCGACTTGCCGACCGGCGCCGACCTAGCACATCGGATGCAGCACCTCATACCGCAGCGCTGGGAGGAGCTGGAACGACCATGTTCGGCAGCGACGATCGACGACGCCGTCGAATGTGCCGGTCGCCGCGAGCGCGCTTACCACCGTCGAACGTCGGTGCTCGTGCATGGCGACGTTCATGAAGCGAACGCACTCCAGACAGAAGATGGCACCTTCAAGCTGATAGATCCCGACGGCCTAAGGGCGGAACCCGCATGTGACCTCGGGACTATCGTGCGTTGCACCCCCGACAACGGCGACGACTTATGGGTGAGAACGGAACGTCTGGCCGCTCGAACTGGCGTCGACGCCACCGCAATATGGGAGTGGGGAACCGTCCATCGCGTGATCGGCGGACTGAACAGCGTGAGAATCGGCTTCCAGCCCTTCGGCAACCTCCTTCTTGCCGAAGCGGATCGCCTTACGCAGACCGGCTGA